A genome region from bacterium includes the following:
- a CDS encoding CBS domain-containing protein yields MCADRKKERSAEIRLVRDVAAKHSRREVPVARASTPIVKMAEAIEWYRHSRQLYVVDETGRLLGNITLARLVMYTFAHSQGANMAPRHVLDLITCETAADLMETGTLAAGMDDNLDDLLDRMVDRNLEEVPVLDDEGKVISDLTMIDLLRALS; encoded by the coding sequence ATGTGTGCTGACAGGAAAAAGGAAAGGTCCGCAGAGATCAGGCTGGTCCGGGACGTGGCAGCGAAACACAGCCGGCGCGAGGTCCCGGTCGCCCGGGCGTCAACTCCTATCGTGAAGATGGCCGAAGCCATCGAGTGGTACCGCCATAGCCGGCAGCTTTACGTGGTGGATGAGACTGGACGCCTCCTGGGGAACATCACCCTGGCCCGTCTTGTCATGTACACCTTCGCTCACAGCCAGGGAGCGAACATGGCCCCGCGCCACGTCCTGGATCTCATCACCTGCGAAACCGCCGCGGACCTCATGGAAACGGGCACCCTGGCAGCGGGGATGGACGATAACCTGGACGATCTTCTCGACCGCATGGTGGACCGGAACCTGGAGGAGGTTCCGGTGCTGGATGATGAAGGAAAAGTGATCAGCGACCTGACCATGATCGACCTGCTGAGGGCTCTCAGCTGA
- a CDS encoding Gldg family protein, giving the protein MSKRNVFAPALLAVAVALFVVVNLVASPVLRAARVDLTEGKLHTLSHGTVNIIKGLELPMDLTLYWSRSQTRDLPGIDLFGSRVKELLEEYETRSKGNIRVAVVDPEPFSEKEDEAVSLGLTGAPVRGSRATVYLGLAGKHADGRTMVIPFLQPDREQFLEYDISQMINSLSHPGKVGVGLLSAFPLTGGPSPQNPFQSEPPWMITDQLHKQFDLKVIDEGDSIPEGIDVLMVVRPRDLGPEALYQVDQYVLGGGRALVFTDPVSEFSGPQGFSRAGTGENGAVSLLAAWGVKMEEGQVVGDLEVSQRVSYRGRSRTETANYLPWLSLRGDHINHEELFASGLETINLASAGSLTKAEGAVTSFVPILTSSSRSMLIDGQKIAFMPDPGRLLSEFSPGGKSYTMAARIIGPAGSAFPDGPPPSAKDSDGEVKPDHVHLEKSGGDINVIVVADTDLLQDQFWVQVQNFFGQRIALPYADNADLVMNALDQLGGSPDLIGLRGRSTVVRPFTLLDQVAQEAELAYRTKEKQLLDRLDEAEEKLNELQSRREDPESPELTPEQEKELENIRQEKVKVRKELRSVQYELDKDIERLEAIIKFANIGLMPLLVILTAAGGTVLGKRRRRKVS; this is encoded by the coding sequence ATGAGTAAAAGAAATGTTTTTGCCCCGGCACTCCTTGCTGTCGCCGTTGCCCTTTTTGTAGTCGTCAACCTCGTTGCCTCACCTGTTCTCAGGGCAGCCCGTGTCGATCTGACGGAGGGAAAACTTCACACTCTTTCCCATGGAACCGTCAACATCATCAAGGGGCTGGAACTGCCGATGGATCTGACCCTTTACTGGTCCAGGAGCCAGACGCGGGACCTGCCGGGTATCGACCTCTTCGGGAGCCGGGTGAAAGAGCTTCTGGAGGAGTACGAGACGCGAAGCAAGGGAAATATCCGTGTGGCAGTCGTCGACCCGGAACCTTTTTCTGAAAAGGAGGATGAGGCGGTCAGCCTGGGCCTCACCGGGGCTCCGGTGCGAGGAAGCCGCGCAACGGTATACCTTGGCCTTGCGGGCAAACACGCCGACGGCCGCACGATGGTCATCCCCTTCCTCCAGCCGGACAGGGAACAGTTCCTGGAGTACGATATCAGCCAGATGATCAATTCCCTTTCCCATCCCGGCAAGGTGGGTGTCGGCCTTTTGAGCGCCTTTCCCTTGACGGGCGGCCCTTCACCGCAAAACCCTTTCCAGTCGGAGCCGCCGTGGATGATCACCGACCAGCTGCATAAACAGTTCGATCTCAAGGTTATCGATGAGGGCGACAGCATCCCCGAAGGGATCGACGTCCTCATGGTGGTGCGTCCCCGCGACCTGGGTCCGGAAGCCCTTTACCAGGTGGATCAGTATGTCCTGGGCGGCGGCAGGGCCCTCGTTTTCACGGATCCCGTCAGCGAGTTCAGCGGACCCCAGGGGTTCAGCAGGGCCGGTACAGGGGAAAACGGCGCGGTATCCCTCCTTGCTGCCTGGGGTGTGAAAATGGAGGAGGGGCAGGTGGTGGGCGACCTGGAGGTCTCCCAACGCGTCAGCTATCGGGGACGGTCCCGCACCGAGACCGCGAATTACCTGCCTTGGCTCAGCCTTCGCGGAGATCACATCAACCACGAGGAACTGTTTGCCTCCGGCCTGGAAACGATCAACCTCGCCAGTGCGGGTTCCCTGACAAAGGCGGAGGGAGCCGTCACCAGTTTCGTGCCGATCCTGACCTCCTCGTCACGTTCCATGCTCATCGACGGGCAGAAGATCGCATTCATGCCCGACCCGGGCAGGCTGTTGTCCGAATTTTCTCCCGGCGGGAAGAGCTACACCATGGCGGCCCGCATCATCGGGCCGGCTGGATCGGCCTTCCCGGACGGCCCTCCCCCTTCCGCGAAAGACAGCGACGGTGAGGTAAAACCGGACCACGTCCACCTGGAGAAGTCCGGGGGTGACATCAACGTTATCGTGGTTGCCGACACCGACCTTCTGCAGGATCAGTTCTGGGTGCAAGTGCAGAATTTCTTCGGGCAGCGCATCGCTCTGCCATATGCTGACAACGCAGACCTGGTCATGAACGCTCTCGATCAGTTGGGAGGGAGCCCGGACCTCATCGGCTTGAGGGGACGCTCCACCGTGGTAAGGCCGTTCACGCTGCTCGACCAGGTGGCTCAGGAGGCGGAGCTTGCCTACAGAACGAAGGAAAAGCAGCTCCTCGACCGTCTTGACGAGGCAGAGGAGAAACTCAATGAACTCCAGTCCAGGAGGGAAGACCCCGAATCACCGGAACTGACTCCCGAACAGGAGAAAGAGCTGGAAAATATCCGGCAGGAAAAGGTGAAGGTCAGGAAGGAACTTCGAAGCGTACAGTACGAACTCGACAAGGACATCGAGAGGCTTGAGGCGATCATCAAGTTCGCCAATATCGGCTTAATGCCCCTGTTGGTGATCCTGACAGCTGCCGGAGGGACGGTGCTTGGAAAGAGAAGGAGGAGAAAGGTCAGCTGA
- a CDS encoding ABC transporter permease encodes MNVLPIYRREMKSYFSTPLAAIFIVIFLMLTGIFTFYVGGFFTRGQSDLASFFTWHPWLYMILAPALGMRLWAEERKTGTFELLLTLPVSMVDAVLGKFLAAWTMIAVSLALTFPMWITVNFLGDPDNGVILAGYLGSLLVSGAYLAVSAAVSATTRNQVIAFVMSVVLCFAFLLLGFPLILDLFRPWMPEPVLTFMASLGFLSHFESILRGILDLRDILYFATFIALWLYVGAWAVDQHRS; translated from the coding sequence GTGAACGTTCTTCCAATTTACCGAAGGGAGATGAAAAGCTACTTTTCGACGCCTCTGGCCGCCATCTTCATCGTTATTTTTCTCATGCTCACGGGGATCTTTACTTTCTACGTGGGCGGGTTTTTCACCCGCGGCCAGTCCGACCTGGCGTCTTTTTTCACCTGGCACCCGTGGCTTTACATGATCCTGGCTCCCGCTCTTGGCATGAGGTTGTGGGCCGAAGAGCGGAAGACCGGAACTTTCGAACTGCTTCTGACGCTGCCGGTCTCCATGGTTGACGCCGTGCTGGGCAAATTCCTGGCAGCCTGGACCATGATAGCCGTTTCCCTCGCCCTCACTTTCCCCATGTGGATCACCGTCAATTTCCTTGGTGACCCCGACAACGGTGTCATCCTTGCCGGCTATCTCGGGAGCCTCCTCGTGTCAGGCGCCTACCTCGCTGTCTCAGCCGCCGTGTCGGCCACGACCAGGAACCAGGTGATCGCCTTCGTGATGTCCGTGGTCCTGTGTTTTGCGTTCCTGCTTCTTGGTTTTCCCCTCATCCTGGACCTGTTCCGGCCGTGGATGCCGGAACCCGTCCTCACCTTCATGGCGTCCCTGGGGTTCCTCAGCCATTTCGAATCCATTCTCAGGGGGATCCTGGACCTCAGAGACATCCTCTATTTCGCAACCTTCATCGCCCTCTGGCTCTATGTCGGGGCCTGGGCCGTGGATCAGCATCGAAGCTGA
- a CDS encoding ABC transporter ATP-binding protein: MASIIRAENLRKVFGPITAVEDISLDVDIGEVLGFLGPNGAGKTTTMRMLTGYLRPTRGSVSICGIDMLSSPVQAKRHIGYLPEGAPLYPEMTPADLLAFVGACRGLSGAALSDRMAQVSDMVNLGEVWTQPVETLSKGYKRRLGLAQAILHDPDILILDEPTDGLDPNQKREVRDLIRTMAREKAIVVSTHILEEVNAVCSRALIIGKGRIVADGTPGELAAMSRYHNAVTIRLASGETDALALKLDSLDTVSGVEKTAGHGQGQITAFPAAGRPIIQEVADLLREKHFEVFELRQETGRLDEVFRDVTADPGGESVKGGAA; this comes from the coding sequence ATGGCTTCCATCATTCGCGCTGAAAATCTGCGCAAGGTTTTCGGCCCCATTACCGCGGTGGAGGATATCTCCCTGGATGTTGATATAGGAGAGGTCCTGGGCTTCCTTGGCCCCAACGGGGCCGGGAAGACGACCACAATGAGGATGCTCACGGGATATCTGCGGCCGACAAGAGGCTCCGTTTCCATCTGTGGTATCGATATGCTGAGTTCCCCTGTCCAGGCCAAGAGACACATCGGGTATCTGCCCGAAGGAGCGCCACTGTACCCGGAAATGACTCCAGCGGATCTGCTGGCCTTTGTTGGAGCCTGCCGCGGGCTCTCGGGGGCCGCCCTGTCCGATCGCATGGCCCAGGTGTCGGATATGGTCAACCTCGGCGAAGTCTGGACCCAGCCTGTGGAAACCCTGTCCAAAGGTTACAAGAGGCGTCTCGGTCTTGCACAGGCGATCCTCCACGACCCGGACATCCTCATCCTCGACGAACCGACCGACGGCCTGGACCCGAACCAGAAACGTGAAGTCCGGGACCTGATCCGTACCATGGCCAGGGAAAAGGCCATTGTCGTTTCGACCCATATCCTTGAAGAGGTCAACGCTGTCTGCTCAAGGGCTCTCATTATCGGCAAGGGACGGATCGTTGCCGACGGAACGCCTGGAGAACTGGCGGCCATGTCCAGGTACCACAACGCTGTGACCATCCGCCTTGCATCCGGTGAAACAGACGCGCTGGCTTTAAAACTCGATTCTCTTGATACGGTATCGGGGGTCGAGAAGACGGCGGGCCACGGACAGGGCCAGATCACGGCTTTCCCGGCAGCAGGGAGGCCCATCATCCAGGAGGTGGCCGATCTCCTGAGAGAAAAGCACTTCGAGGTTTTTGAGCTGCGCCAGGAGACAGGGAGGCTTGACGAAGTATTCCGGGACGTGACAGCCGATCCCGGAGGCGAAAGTGTCAAAGGAGGTGCGGCGTGA